One genomic window of Melanotaenia boesemani isolate fMelBoe1 chromosome 20, fMelBoe1.pri, whole genome shotgun sequence includes the following:
- the LOC121630788 gene encoding piggyBac transposable element-derived protein 3-like produces the protein MVPFRGNLSVKQYIKGKPHPWGVKIYFLCGKSGIAYDFLLHQGATMEISQQQRKQLGLGAGVVYHLSQRITEANHKLYFDNYFTTYNILELLTKRKIHAAGTARVSRFARPPLQSDKEMAKKPRGSYDEVVSCDRKVGLVKWYDNRPVVMASNFVGVGRQDEVRRWDKKKAQFVMVSRPEVVKLYNEAMGGVDLLDQLVSLYRTEIRSKKWTLRMITHAFDLAVVNSWLEYRLDSKRANNPTKDILDLLHFKMNVAQCLVRVQKTVASKRGRPSMSPDPQNAPHRPPHRPVQDSRPLPEVQYDMVDHMPNYDEKKEATRCKMPDCTGKTHVCFKAAHRK, from the exons ATGGTACCATTTCGTGGAAATCTGTCTGTCAAGCAATACATCAAAGGCAAGCCACATCCCTGGGGAGTGAAAATATACTTTCTGTGTGGGAAAAGTGGCATAGCCTATGATTTCCTGTTGCACCAAGGAGCTACAATGGAGATATCACAGCAGCAAAGAAAGCAGCTGGGACTTGGAGCTGGAGTGGTGTACCATCTCAGCCAGCGAATCACAGAGGCCAATCACAAGTTGTATTTTGACAACTATTTTACAACGTACAATATTCTGGAGCTGCTGACTAAGAGGAAAATTCATGCTGCTGGGACAGCAAGGGTCTCTCGTTTTGCCAGACCTCCTCTACAGTCTGACAAAGAGATGGCTAAAAAGCCACGAGGAAGCTATGATGAAGTTGTAAGCTGTGATAGAAAGGTGGGACTGGTCAAATGGTATGACAACAGACCAGTTGTCATGGCTTCCAACTTTGTTGGTGTTGGCAGACAGGATGAAGTCCGGCGGTGGGACAAAAAGAAGGCCCAGTTTGTGATGGTTTCCCGTCCAGAGGTTGTCAAGCTGTACAATGAAGCAATGGGTGGTGTTGACCTGCTTGATCAACTCGTCAGTTTGTACCGCACAGAAATCCGGTCAAAAAAGTGGACTCTGAGAATGATCACACATGCTTTTGACCTTGCTGTTGTCAACAGTTGGTTGGAGTACAGGCTGGACTCCAAGAGGGCCAATAACCCAACAAAAGACATCTTGGATCTCCTTCATTTCAAGATGAATGTGGCCCAATGTCTGGTGAGAGTTCAAAAAACAGTGGCATCAAAACGTGGAAGACCCAGTATGTCTCCGGACCCACAGAATGCCCCTCACAGACCACCTCACCGGCCAGTTCAGGATTCAAGGCCTCTACCTGAAGTTCAGTATGACATGGTTGACCACATGCCAAATtatgatgaaaagaaagaggcCACCAGATGCAAGATGCCAGACTGTACCGGAAAAACACACGT CTGCTTCAAGGCTGCTCACCGAAAATGA